One window of Oncorhynchus masou masou isolate Uvic2021 unplaced genomic scaffold, UVic_Omas_1.1 unplaced_scaffold_2284, whole genome shotgun sequence genomic DNA carries:
- the LOC135533212 gene encoding histone H4, which produces MSGRGKGGKGLGKGGAKRHRKVLRDNIQGITKPAIRRLARRGGVKRISGLIYEETRGVLKVFLENVIRDAVTYTEHAKRKTVTAMDVVYALKRQGRTLYGFGG; this is translated from the coding sequence ATGTCTGGAAGAGGTAAAGGCGGCAAGGGACTCGGAAAAGGAGGCGCCAAGCGTCACCGTAAGGTTCTCCGCGATAACATCCAGGGAATCACCAAGCCCGCCATTCGCCGTCTGGCTCGCCGTGGCGGCGTGAAGCGTATCTCCGGCCTGATCTACGAGGAGACCCGCGGTGTCCTGAAGGTGTTCCTCGAGAACGTGATCCGTGACGCCGTCACCTACACCGAGCACGCCAAGAGAAAGACCGTTACGGCCATGGACGTGGTCTACGCTCTGAAACGCCAGGGACGCACCCTGTACGGTTTCGGCGGTTAA